A section of the Malus sylvestris chromosome 17, drMalSylv7.2, whole genome shotgun sequence genome encodes:
- the LOC126610200 gene encoding uncharacterized protein LOC126610200 yields MARNLENSTSENSNVQEMGLRRSVRLNATIRGAASSSRASTMGTTVVATSVATRGEVHGASTTATMGTTAVATSVATRGEVHGAFTTARAVPSKAHGTKTTIQAVPSKFTWTQAQASHSHAPRIEQPASVIQPASVKQPTLTAQPAPAEQPALVTQPAPDEQPTPVAQPAPAKQPALVTQPAPDEQPTPVAQPAFVEQPTPVAQPAPAKQPTPVAQPAPAKQPALVTQPAPDEQPTPVVQPASFEQPTLTAQPAPVAFQATQVGPRLSQPSGPTIEPGAFSPHFFADLTFPNSNLAPGVYHLSTAQ; encoded by the exons atggctagaaatttagaaaattccacaagtgaaaattctaatgttcaagaaatgggattgcggagatccgtgaggctaaatgcgacaataaggggagcggcatcatcatcacgagcttccaccatgggaaccaccgtggtggctacctcggtagccacccgcggcgaggtccatggtgcctccaccacggccaccatgggaaccaccgcggtggctacttcggtagccactcgtggcgag gtccatggagccttcaccacggcccgagccgtgccatccaaggctcacggtaccaagaccacgatccaagccgtgccatccaagtttacgtggacccaagcccaagcctcgcattcacatgcaccgcgcattgagcagcctgcttccgtgatccagcctgcttccgtcaagcaacccactctcacggcccaacctgctcctgccgagcagcctgctctcgtgacccagcctgctcccgacgagcagcccactcccgtggcccagcctgctcctgccaagcagcctgctctcgtgacccagcctgctcccgacgagcaacctactcccgtggcccagcctgctttcgtcgagcagcccactccggtggcccagcctgctcctgccaagcagcccactcccgtggcccagcctgctcctgccaagcagcctgctctcgtgacccagcctgctcccgacgagcaacccactcccgtggtccagcctgcttctttcgagcagcccactctcacggcccagcctgctcccgtggctttccaagcaacccaagtcggcccaagactatctcaaccatccggacctaccatcgagccgggggcattctcaccacattttttcgcggatttgacatttcccaactcaaatctcgcgcccggagtctaccacctttCCACTGCCCAatga
- the LOC126610201 gene encoding jasmonate ZIM domain-containing protein 1-like: MYDIYSSPPPTPLIPPLSNDHQGVSSNLALNFFHRKFPSQKISDMAAEKLNFSQTCNLLSQFLREKRTLQVVPPTTMNLLTTMEAADSNPAHQAAQTPSSKPNMELFQHFTKGPEAVLGDQQPGSAAPMTIFFGGQVLVFNDLQAEKAKEIMDLATIGSSKSSGRFVEKLASGNQSNVVAKNNYQEIQKVQPQAAASDLPIARRASLHKFLAKRKERVAAIAPYQLNNQRASSPAKSDEQTSSRAEDQSSKQLELRL; the protein is encoded by the exons ATGTATGATATATATTCCTCTCCTCCTCCCACCCCTCTAATCCCACCATTAAGCAACGATCACCAAGGTGTTTCATCAAATCTCGctctcaatttttttcatcGAAAATTTCCGTCGCAAAAGATATCAGATATGGCAGCTGAAAAGTTGAATTTTTCACAGACATGCAACCTGCTGAGCCAATTCTTGAGGGAGAAGAGAACCCTGCAAGTCGTCCCTCCCACAACAATGAACTTGCTGACGACCATGGAGGCTGCTGATTCGAACCCAGCCCATCAGGCGGCTCAGACTCCATCATCAAAACCCAATATGGAATTGTTTCAGCACTTCACCAAAGGCCCAGAAGCGGTTTTGGGAGATCAGCAGCCTGGATCTGCTGCCCCGATGACTATTTTTTTCGGTGGGCAGGTGCTGGTTTTCAATGATCTGCAGGCTGAGAAGGCAAAAGAGATTATGGATTTGGCTACAATTGGAAGCTCCAAGAGTTCTGGTCGGTTTGTGGAGAAATTGGCTTCTGGGAATCAGTCGAATGTTGTCGCTAAAAATAATTACCAGGAAATTCAGAAGGTGCAACCCCAAGCAGCTGCGTCAGATTTGCCTATTGCTAGAAGAGCTTCGCTTCACAAGTTCTTGGCTAAGAGAAAAGAAAG ggTGGCAGCAATAGCACCATATCAACTGAACAACCAGAGAGCATCATCTCCTGCCAAAAGTGACGAGCAAACGAGTTCGAGGGCAGAAGACCAAAGTTCAAAGCAGCTTGAGCTCAGGCTATAG
- the LOC126611844 gene encoding uncharacterized protein LOC126611844 → MGDFVFLKLSPWKGVIHFGKRRKLSPRYVGPYQIIERICAVAYRLELPSELSLIHNVFHVSMLRKYVPDPSHIIQLEPLEVNLDASYVEEPVAILERQDKVLRNKVIPLVYAVQACAVASGDFFNPFPHNSAATEYL, encoded by the exons ATGGGCGACTTTGTATTCTTGAAGTTGTCTCCCTGGAAGGGTGTTATTCATTTTGGTAAGAGAAGGAAGCTGAGTCCTCGATATGTCGGTCCCTATCAGATTATTGAGAGAATTTGTGCAGTTGCTTATAGGTTAGAGTTACCATCGGAGTTGTCACTGATCCATAACGTTTtccatgtttccatgcttcgAAAATATGTACCAGATCCTTCTCATATCATTCAGTTAGAGCCATTGGAAGTAAATCTGGATGCTAGCTATGTAGAAGAACCAGTGGCTATCCTTGAGAGACAGGATAAGGTGTTGCGGAACAAAGTTATTCCTTTG GTGTATGCTGTGCAagcat GTGCAGTTGCTAGTGGGGATTTCTTTAATCCTTTTCCGCATAACTCTGCTGctacggagtatctgtga